CCTGGCCGTGTCGTGACTGGTCGTCACCACGGCGTCGACGCTGCGGAGATACGCCCGTTCGACGGCACTGTACCACCGCTGTCGGAGCGGTGACCACCGCTCGCTCGCCCGGAGGTGATGGACGATGGAGACGATGGGCGTCTCGCTGTCGACCCGTCGATTCCAGCCGACGAGCGTCGGATGTGCGAGTTCGTCCTGCAGCACGACGTCGTACCGCTCGAGGTCGGGCGGCGTCCCCCGGAGGCCGGCCCACAGGCCGCGATGGTAGTCGTACCACGGGAGCTCGTGGACGGTGACCGTCTCACCGGCCGCCCGCAGCTCCTCGACCAGCCGTCGGTCGTACCTGAACCCCCCTGTCGTCGTGTCGAGCTCGCCGTAGAGTACCAGCCCCAGCTGCATTCACCGGGTGTTCGCAGTGCGGGGGTTTGAATGCACGCACGTATCATACTCACCCGGTAGTGACCACTCACTGCCGGGCGCACTCGCGGTCGACGCGGACGACCGCACCGTCCCACGTCCTTCGTCGGCATTCACACCACGCAACTCCCCCGGCAACCGGTGGAACCGTGATTTGGGATCTCACGCTGCTGCGCTGTCGGCTGTTCTGGATTCCGGATCGAGACAGTCACGTCTGATGTCTCGAATTCAAAGGCCGTCATCGCTCGCTGTCGCCCCGACGCCAGTTTCGTCGAGGTCGACTTCGGGTTCGGTCAGGCCACTCCCGCGCCACGTTCCGCGGCGGTACCAGACGTACGCGATGGTCGCTCCGACGACGTTCGAGACAGCGAAGGACAGCCAGACGCCCGTTTCACCGAGCGTGCCCGCAGTGACCCACGCGATCGGGAATCGGATGACACCGAGCGTCAGCACGGATATCGCGGCCGCAGTGAGCGTCTTCCCGGCACCGCGGAAGCTCCCCGTGTATGCCCGCATGATACCCATGAACCCGAACGTTAGCGCGACGTAACGGATGAACTCGGCTCCGATGCTGATCACATCGGCAGCGTTCGTCTGGTCGGCACCGACGAACACCGAGACGATGGGCTCCGGGAACACGAAGGCGACGACGCCACCGACGCTGAGGACACCGAAGAGGACTTTCGCAGCCAGCCCTGCTGCTCGTTCGGCGCGGTCCGGTTTGTCGGCACCGATGTTCTGGCCCGTCATCGTTTCGACGCCACGGGCGACGGCGAGTGCGGGGAGGAAGGCGACCGAGAAGACACGGGTCCCGATGCCGTACGCGGCGACGACGGTGTCCGGGAACATCGCGACGATGACCAGCAGAAGGTTCATCGACACTGCTCGTCCGGTACCTTCGACGGACGCCGGAAGACCGATGCGAACGAGTCGGCGGAGATAGGAGAGGTCGGGGACCATGTCGTGGAGGCGGATCTGGACGCCACGGTTCCCACGGAACATGATAGCCAGGCCGACGACCAGTGCTATCGCGCGCGAGAAGATCGTCGCGATGGCGGCCCCTTGGATGCCGAGTTCGGGGAACGCGACTGTGCCCACGAGGGGTGCGTTCTCGACGACCGTCCAGCCGAAGATGAGGAACGGGTCGATGATGATGTTGAGAACGACAGAGCCGAACATCACGATCATCGGTGTGATCGTGTCGCCGTACCCGCGCATGAGCGCGACGAAGACGGCGAAGCCGAACATGAACAGCAGGCCCAGTGAGATGACTTCCATGTAGCTCGTCGCGAGCGGCTGGACGTCCTGAGAGACACCCATCACACCGAGGAACGTGTCGACGCCGACGTAGCCGATGGCACCGAGGACGACGGAGGCGATGACAGCGAAGGTCACCGTCTGCGAGGCGGCGTACTCGGCCTCGCGTTCCTCACCCGCACCCGTGAACTGGGCGACGAGGACGCTGCCCGCGACGGAGATCCCCATCCCGAGCGAGATGAGCAGGAAGACCATCGGAACGCGAAGCTAATCGCAGCCAGGGCGTCCGTGCTGTACTGGCCGAGCCAGAACGTATCAGCCAGGTTGTACGCCGTCTGAAGGAGGTTCGTCACGACGATCGGCATCGAGAGGAAGAACAGTGGCTTCCCGATGCTGCCCGACGTCAGGTCGAACTCCTCGGGACCCCTGAACAACGCGGAGATGCGGCTTCGCAGCCCCATCAGTGGGCTGCCTCCGATAGCTCGTCGGCGACTAGATGCTGCTCGGCGTACCGTATCACCGTGGCGTGGAGCTTCTCCGACGGGTAGTCCACGGCAACGCGTCGTGTGTGAGCCCCCGTGATGGCCGTCACGAGGAACTCGGCGTCGACAGCCGGGTCGACGGTTTCGGCGAAGTCACCGGTCGTCACGCCAGCCGCGAGGATATCCCGTAGCCGTTCGAACAGCACCACATCGAACTCCGTCAGCCGTGTCTGGATGGCGTCGTCGTACGGCGCTTGCGCCTTCGCCTCCAGTAGTGCAGTGCGGAGTTCCTGGCCAGGCGGCGCGGCTTCGTTCGTGAGGACGGTCTCGAAGACCGCGAACAGTTGCTCTCGCGGGGTGCCACCGTCGACCGCCGGAAGTCGTGCAGTGTACCGTTCGTACAGAAAGTCGAGGAACTCGATGAAGAGGTTCCCCTTGCTGTCGTAGTAGTAGTGGATGGCGGCTTTGCTTCGGTCTGCCTCGTCGGCGATATCTTCCAGGGTGAGGTTCGCGTATCCGTGTCGGCAGAGGGCACGATACGTTGCCTCCAGGATCTCGGTCGCTGTGTCGTCCTCCATTGCGGTTGAGCCTGTCATAGAAAAGTCAACGATGTCTCACCCAGAACAGGGTGAACAACAAGTGTTTCAGACGTAAGTAGCTAATACTATTATGGATGAAAGGGTTACTCAGCAAATTATTGAAGCAATAGCTGATGTTGAAGGGGTAGAACCCGAGAACTTGCATAATGTTCTCGAAGACGAGGTTTCTACGGATGCGATAAGAGAATTGGTCAACCACAGCAGTAATTCGTGGCGACTTCAGTTTGAGACGCGAAATCACATTATACAGGTGATGGGAAACAACACTATTCTCGTTGACGGCAAGCAAAAACGAGCGTCCTTCTGAACTCTGTATCCCTCGTTACCACGGAACAAGAGAATAATCCGTCAGCCCAGCACCAAGGATCCAATAGATGATTGCACTGAATGCCATCAATGCCAACAGGACAATATGGAGGTTTCTCTCTTGGCGAACTCTGTTCATACTATACTAAGGGACTGGAGACGGAAATACAGCAGGACTCCCCCAATGGAGTGTGTTATACGATTCACCTCATAGCGTCAGCTTCTCACGTCCAAGATCATCTCCTCGTTCGAAGTTGGTAATTACAACGACGAGTCGGAGACACAGCGCAAGGAATACTTCTGTTCGTGCGTGGACGTGGCCTCGGGCGCGGACGTGCCCGAGGCCGCAGTCCTTGACTGCGTCGTTGGTTCGTTCGACTCCTGTCCGGTTATTGTACGTCTCGTCCAAGATAGATTGTTCCAGCTGAACGTCCTCGCTGTGTTCCTCAATTCGGTCTTCGATCCTGTACTCGATGTCTTTCGGGTCGTCAGTGTTTCGCGGGTTGTATGTGGCGATTGGCACGACGCCTGCGACCAGCAGGCGGTCGTGCAATTCGAGGATGTCGTAGGCACTGTCTCCAAGCATCCAGATGGGTGTATCGACGGCGAGCGCGTCACGCGTGACGCGCATCGCCGTCTCCTGATCCGCTTGCTTGGCCTGTGTGAACTCCGCTGCAATCGGTATCTTTGCACCGGTCGAGACAATCGTACAGCCGAAGCCGTAGTAGTACTCTTCAGCCGTTGGATCGTAGTTCCATGACGCCGCGTCGTTGTACTGGATCGGCTCAACGTGTGTCGAATCGATAGAGTACGTCGAGTCGAGCAGGCCGCGGGCGGCGGCCTGCTCGACGAGCCTGTCGAAGACATCGTCGATAACGTGTTCGAGGTCGGTGAGAAACCGGTCAATCGTGTCTCTGGATGGCGGTTTGTCGAGTCCACAGTAGTACCAAACGAGACCGTTCTGGAGTTCTCGTGCAACCGGACGCGTTCCGTAGATGTCCTTGTAATAGCAGTGCAGAAAGCCGCAAAAGAGGTCTGGTGGCTGATGGACTCGTGTTCGCCCCCGCCTTGAGGGGGCGAACACGTCGTACTCCAGCAGAAACTCGAACTCAAGGTGCTCAAACAGCGGTACTGTCTCGGTGGCCGCGACATTCAAGAAGTCGTCTACCGAAGCTACGTCTTGCAGGGCGTTGGTACTGCTGGACACAGTTTCCAAACCCTGCGGCCTCCCTTGGGAGGCTTTCTATGACACGCTCTTGCGGTTACCATCCTAACTTATTAACTAATTAGTCAAAAGGGCTTCGACAACGGTGCATTTCATCTACATCAGCTAACGTACCGTCTGGTGGCAGCTCTGACTAACTGATTGATAACCCAGAGTGTTCGTCCCGGAGAGCACAATTATTATCCAACGGTGTGTAGAACCGGCACCCAATGGGCGAACCATCGGAGCGTACCTTCACGGACGCCGAACGAGCGATCATGGAGGCGACCTATCGGGCACTTCGGGAACACGGGTACGCCAACCTCACGATCAAGCGGATCGCAGACGAGTACGGGAAGTCCACGGCCGCAGTGCATTACTACTACGAGACCAAGGACGAACTCCTCGCAGCCTTCCTCGACTACCTCCTCGATCGGTTCGCCGACTCGATACACGACATCGAGACGACCGACCCGGAAGAACGGCTGGAACTGCTGCTCGACGAGCTCCTCGTCAGACCGCAGGAGAACCCCGACCTCTCCATCGCGCTGCTGGAGATGCGGAGTCAAGCCCCCTACAAGGAGGCGTTCAGTGAGCGCTTCCAGCAGAACGACGAGTACATCCGATACACACTCAAGGCCGTGATCAATCACGGAATCGACGAGGGCGTGTTCGCCGACGTCGACGCCGACTACGTCACCCGTTCACTGATGACGATTGCGGACGGGGCCCGGACCCGAGCAGTGGTGTTGGACGATCTCGAAGCCCTCGAGACCGGTCGGGAGACCGCACGCGAATACGTCGACAGGGCGCTTCGGCAGTAGGTCAGGTCACTCCGGTGGCTCCACCTTCGGCAGTTCGACGACGAACACCGAGCCGGTGGGCGCACCGTCTTCGACCCAGACCTCACCACCGTAAATGTCGACGAGGGTGTCCACCAGGTAGAGCCCGATCCCCGTCCCGTCGCTGCCCAACCCTTTCTCTCCTTTCCCGAAAACCGCATCCTTCCGGTCGTCAGGGATTCCCGGCCCGTCGTCCGCGACGTTGACCCTCACGGCCTCCGCTCGCTCCGTGACCGACACGTGGACCTCCGGCACGACCTTCGCGTTGTGTTCGACGGCGTTCGCGAGGAGATTCCGGAACACCGACCCGAGGAGGTCGTTGCCCTCAACGGAGACCCGCGGGACCGACTCCTCCAGCGTGACCTCCGCGTCCGTATACTCCGTCCTGGCGTCCTCGACCGCCCGTTCGAGCGTCCGCTGGAGGTCGACCGGCTCGGTGTTCTCCTCCGCCGAGAGCATCACCTCGGACATGTTCCGCGCCGTCAGCGTCAGCTCGACCGCGTGGCTCGCGGTCTCCTGAACCGTCCGGAGCAGTTCCATCCCCGAGTCGTCGACGTGACTCGCGAGTGACTCCGCGTACGCCGTCACGAGTTGCAGGTCGTTCCGGATGTCGTGGCGGAGTATCTCGTTCAGCATCTCGAGGTCGTCACGCTGGGCTTCCAGTCGGCGTTCGTACTCCTTTCGCTCCGTGATGTCCTGTGCAACCTTGTGGATGTGGTCCGTCCCGTCGTCGTCCTGATAGAGCGACGCCGTCACGGCGACGTCGATGGTCTCACCGTCGACGGTCAGCAGTTGCTCCTCTCGCTTGACCTGGTTGGAGTCCGCGTCGTAGAGTGCGGCTATGAGATCCTCGCGGTCGCTCGGCTCCGCGTAGAACTCCACGACGCTCCGCCCGGCGAGTTGATCGTCCGACTCCGCTCCCAGCAGCGAGACCAGTCCGGGATTCAGGTACTCGAACGTCCCTTCCGGGTCAGGGGTCGTTCTGAACACGCCACTCGGGACCGTCTCGAGGAGTTCGGAGGTCAGTCCGAGCTGCTGTTCGTACCGTTTCTGCTCCGTGATGTCCTGCTGGAAGCCGACGAAGCTCGACACCGTACCGTCGTCCGACCGGACCGGCGCGACCGTGACCCGGTTCCAGAACTCGCTGCCGTCCTGCCGGTAGTTCCGCAGCTCGACGGTCACCGGCTCCTCGGCATCGATACCCCTTCGAAGTCGAGCGGCGGGCTCGCGAGCGGTCCCTTCGCCCTGCAGGAATCGACAGTTCCGGCCAACGACGTCGCTCTCACTGTAGCCGGTGAGCTCCTCGAAGCCCTCGTTGACGTAGACGAGCGGGTTGTCGGGCTGTCCGGGGTCCGAGAGACTGATACCGATGGGCGCGGTGTCGATCGCCTGGAGCTTCCGGGACATCGCCTCGGTGTCCGTCGTCGCTGTGGTCCTCACGACGAAGTAGCGTGGGTCCTCACCGGCGGTAGCCTCGACAGCAGCGACCCGGACCTCGACGGACACCGCACCACCGGCGTCCGTCCGGAGTACCCATCCGGTCGTCGCTCCCGAGTCAGCAAGCGCCTGGAGCTCGCCGAACAGGCTGGACGACGGGCTGCTCCGCTGTTCGACGATCTCCGCCAGTGCGCGCCCGCGGAGGGACTGACACTCCGACCCGACGAGATCGGCGAACCGCGAGTTACAGTCCTCCACCCGGCCAGCCTCCCGTCCGAGGACGACGAGACCGTCCGGACTCTGGTCGATCACCGCCTGGAGGGCAGTCCCGGAGAGGTTCATAATCGAAAGAAGGAGGCGCACCGATTAGCCCTTTGTGGCCACGGGTACCGTGTCGGTCCTGCTCGGTCAGTTGAAAGAGCTATGCCACTGGTGTGTCCCGTGCATCGACTGGTCCTTTTCCAGGCCACCGCCACCCTCCGCTCGGAGGCTCTGCCGGGCCCTCGTGAACCGGGAGGAGAAGCTCGTTGACCGCGACCTGCACGTCGAGACCGGCGAATCGGCGATGACCGACGCCCTCGACGAAGTCAACCTCCGAGGGACGTCGTCGTCAGCTTCTGTGGCCTGCTACCACCCCCGGTCTCGGGCGAGTCGCGAAGCGAGCACGGGGACGAGAATCAGCTACCGACAGGCTTCGGACGTGCTGAGTGGAGGAGCCCGAGGTGACGCTACTGGACCGAGTAGCCCCCGTCGACGGGGAGTGGCTGCCCGGTCACGTACGACGCGTCCTCGGAGCAGAGCCAGACGACTGCGGCAGCGATCTCCTCCGGCTGACCCAGTCTGTCTGCGGGGATCGCGGCGACCGTCGCCTCCATCGACTCAGGGTCCTCTTCGCCAGAGCGGGCGACCATGGGCGTGTCGATGACGCCCGGTAGCACCGCGTTCACCCGGAGGCCGTCGCTGCTGAATTCGACGGCCGCGGTCCTCGTCAGTCCGACGACGCCGTGCTTGCTTGCGACGTACGGGCTCAGATTGGGGAACCCGAGAATGCCAGCGATCGAGGACGTGTTCACGATGGCCCCGCCACCGCCCTCCAGCATGGCCGGGATCTCCTCTCGCATCGCGTAGAACACCCCGTTGAGGTTGATATCGAGGACCCGGTTCCAGTTCGCGTCGTCCTGTTCGGCGAAGCCGACCTGGTCGCCCTCGATACCCGCGTTGTTGAACGCGAAGTCGAGCCCACCGTACGTTTCGACGGCCGTTTCGACCGCGGTGGCGAGGTCGCCTTCGTCCGTGACGTCCGTCTCCACGAACGTGGCCTCGCCCCCATCGGCCTCGATCCGGGAAACGGTCTCTTCGCCGCCCTCTACGTCTATATCGGCCGCGACGACGCTCGCCCCCTCTTCCGCGAACCGCTTGGCAGTCGCGCGCCCGATTCCCGAGGCCGCACCGGAGACCAACGCGACTCCGCCGTCGATACCGTTCATACGAGACCACCCGTCCCGTCGAGGCTGGGGTCTGCCACCTCACGCCGAGTGAACCCGTACCCCGTCGTCGACGCCATCACGTGCTCACCTCGAACCCGACCACGGCTCTGTTCCCGACTGCGACGTCTGTACTCGCCCCTGCCGTGACAATTGGTTGCATCACACAAGCTAGTACGCCTTTCGAGATATTTCTGAGTTCTGTTCGGATATTGAGGTGTAGAACGTCGCCTCACGGCCACGGACATTGTCGGTTCGTCCAGCACGAGGACCGATACCCGCGACGGCAATGCTTCTCCCCGTAATCACTGCCCCATCGACCAGCGTTTCACATCCCCCACTCGTACTCGACCACCCTGATCGCGAACGGGTCGAAACGGTTCTGGATATTTGTAATCTCGAGTATATTTTGGATCCTGCGCGGGATAGTTCGACTGGGACTTTAACGGATCGAACCCTCCGTATACTAGTCGATAATCCACCGGCGTTTGCCTGGACCACCCTCTCCCTCCTGCGTTTTTTTGCCTGGTCCATGCATATCTGGTCGAGATTGGCTAGACCGGCTGGCTAGACCACTCTGACGGGAACCACCAGAGCGACAGTCTTGGCCGCCACAGCTGCCAATCTCGACTCAAGTACTTCTACCAAATACCGAGCTGAGAGGAAAGTGAACCTCCATAGTATCTATCCTGATATTTCCTTCAGTGTGGACAGCTCCCCAGGTTCTTCAGAGAACGGGACTCCTCGGTGATTGCAGGACCCAACCTCGTTCAGAAACGGGGTATCAGGCCGGGGCGACGCTTGTACGGTTTCGGAAGACACGAATTGTTCGTCAGCTCCAGCCCGTAAGTAGTTCGTGTATTAACTCGGGGACAGAGACAGTGCCACGACTGTGAGTTCGGCGGCTGCGTCAGTCGGCCTCGGCGCCAGTAACCGCGTACACCGATGGATCTTCGCCCGCACTGTTCGTGGTCCACCTGGAGACGGCGAGGGTCAGGGCCAGCCCCAGGAGCATCCCGGCGATGGCCGGTGTCCAGCCGAAGTAGTCGGCCGGGAGGGCGACGACCGGACGGCCGAGCAGGAGCTCTGAGAGGTATCGCAGCACCTCGAACGTGCTGAGGAGGTAGAACAGCTGGGAGCCACCGATACCGGCGGAGATCCCCCACTTCGTCGTCCCGTCCCAGTACAGCGCCACCAGCACGGGGAGCGCGAGCTGTGCGAAGCCGCTGAACGCGGTGTCGCCGATCTGGACCAGCGTGCCGGGCGCGTAGAGGCTGGCGACGAACGACAGCGACGCGAATATCACGACACCGATCCGTGCGACCGTCGCCTCGCCACCGAGCGCGTCGTCCACCGCGTCTGCCCGGCCGGTCAGCGGCCGGTAGAGGTCCCTGGTGAGGTATGAGGCCCCGGAGAGCAGCATCGAGTCACTCGAGGACATCATCGCGGCCATCGCGCCGGCGACGACGACGGCCGTGAACCACGGTGCCGTGTACGCCTCGAGCACGGCCGGGACGACGTTCCCCCCCTCGGGCACCTCGACGCCAAGCCCCGCGGCCCACGTCCCGAGCATGAACGCCGGGACGAAAAGCAACACGACGAGCACGGGCCACAGCGACAGCGTCCGCTTGAGCACGCGCTTCGACCGCGCGACGAAGAACCGCTGGTTGATCTGGGGGAACATCGTCACGCCGAAGGCGATGCTGATCGCCGTCGAGAGCATCCACTGGGGCGAGTAGACGCCACCTCCCAGCCGGAGGAACTCCGGGTTCGATGCCGCAACAGCGTCCGTCGCGGCGGTCGCCCCGCCCGCGGCCGAGAGCACCCAGCCGATGGCCACCCAGACGATGCCCAGCATGAACAGACCCTGGAGCGTGTCGGTCCAGGCGACACCGCGCATTCCCGCGATAGCGACGTAGAGAATCATGAACAGCGTAATCCCCCCCGCCCCGACCCAGAACGGGACTGCGCCGTCTGTCAGCCCGACGATCGCCTGCCCCGCACCCTTCTGCTGGAGCATCACGTACGGGAACAGCCAGAAGATGCTGATGGCGGCGACGGCACCCCGGAGCCAGGTGGAGCCGAACCGGTCGCCGAGCATCTCGCCGAGCGTGACGTAGCCGTTCTTCCGGCCGACGAGCCACTGCTTGTAGCCCAGTACGTACCAGAGGATGGCGAAGAGGATGCCGTCCATCAGGCCCATCACGAGTATCCACTCCGGCCCCGC
The nucleotide sequence above comes from Haloarchaeobius salinus. Encoded proteins:
- a CDS encoding TetR/AcrR family transcriptional regulator is translated as MEDDTATEILEATYRALCRHGYANLTLEDIADEADRSKAAIHYYYDSKGNLFIEFLDFLYERYTARLPAVDGGTPREQLFAVFETVLTNEAAPPGQELRTALLEAKAQAPYDDAIQTRLTEFDVVLFERLRDILAAGVTTGDFAETVDPAVDAEFLVTAITGAHTRRVAVDYPSEKLHATVIRYAEQHLVADELSEAAH
- a CDS encoding HalOD1 output domain-containing protein, with protein sequence MDERVTQQIIEAIADVEGVEPENLHNVLEDEVSTDAIRELVNHSSNSWRLQFETRNHIIQVMGNNTILVDGKQKRASF
- a CDS encoding transposase, producing the protein MSSSTNALQDVASVDDFLNVAATETVPLFEHLEFEFLLEYDVFAPSRRGRTRVHQPPDLFCGFLHCYYKDIYGTRPVARELQNGLVWYYCGLDKPPSRDTIDRFLTDLEHVIDDVFDRLVEQAAARGLLDSTYSIDSTHVEPIQYNDAASWNYDPTAEEYYYGFGCTIVSTGAKIPIAAEFTQAKQADQETAMRVTRDALAVDTPIWMLGDSAYDILELHDRLLVAGVVPIATYNPRNTDDPKDIEYRIEDRIEEHSEDVQLEQSILDETYNNRTGVERTNDAVKDCGLGHVRARGHVHARTEVFLALCLRLVVVITNFERGDDLGREKLTL
- a CDS encoding TetR/AcrR family transcriptional regulator: MGEPSERTFTDAERAIMEATYRALREHGYANLTIKRIADEYGKSTAAVHYYYETKDELLAAFLDYLLDRFADSIHDIETTDPEERLELLLDELLVRPQENPDLSIALLEMRSQAPYKEAFSERFQQNDEYIRYTLKAVINHGIDEGVFADVDADYVTRSLMTIADGARTRAVVLDDLEALETGRETAREYVDRALRQ
- a CDS encoding PAS domain S-box protein, which produces MNLSGTALQAVIDQSPDGLVVLGREAGRVEDCNSRFADLVGSECQSLRGRALAEIVEQRSSPSSSLFGELQALADSGATTGWVLRTDAGGAVSVEVRVAAVEATAGEDPRYFVVRTTATTDTEAMSRKLQAIDTAPIGISLSDPGQPDNPLVYVNEGFEELTGYSESDVVGRNCRFLQGEGTAREPAARLRRGIDAEEPVTVELRNYRQDGSEFWNRVTVAPVRSDDGTVSSFVGFQQDITEQKRYEQQLGLTSELLETVPSGVFRTTPDPEGTFEYLNPGLVSLLGAESDDQLAGRSVVEFYAEPSDREDLIAALYDADSNQVKREEQLLTVDGETIDVAVTASLYQDDDGTDHIHKVAQDITERKEYERRLEAQRDDLEMLNEILRHDIRNDLQLVTAYAESLASHVDDSGMELLRTVQETASHAVELTLTARNMSEVMLSAEENTEPVDLQRTLERAVEDARTEYTDAEVTLEESVPRVSVEGNDLLGSVFRNLLANAVEHNAKVVPEVHVSVTERAEAVRVNVADDGPGIPDDRKDAVFGKGEKGLGSDGTGIGLYLVDTLVDIYGGEVWVEDGAPTGSVFVVELPKVEPPE
- a CDS encoding glucose 1-dehydrogenase; the protein is MNGIDGGVALVSGAASGIGRATAKRFAEEGASVVAADIDVEGGEETVSRIEADGGEATFVETDVTDEGDLATAVETAVETYGGLDFAFNNAGIEGDQVGFAEQDDANWNRVLDINLNGVFYAMREEIPAMLEGGGGAIVNTSSIAGILGFPNLSPYVASKHGVVGLTRTAAVEFSSDGLRVNAVLPGVIDTPMVARSGEEDPESMEATVAAIPADRLGQPEEIAAAVVWLCSEDASYVTGQPLPVDGGYSVQ
- a CDS encoding sodium:solute symporter family protein, with amino-acid sequence MAETTLQLGIVTGYLLVALGVGLLAYRLTDRTAEDYYLASRTFGTVVLLFTTFATLLSAFTFFGGPNLAYSAGPEWILVMGLMDGILFAILWYVLGYKQWLVGRKNGYVTLGEMLGDRFGSTWLRGAVAAISIFWLFPYVMLQQKGAGQAIVGLTDGAVPFWVGAGGITLFMILYVAIAGMRGVAWTDTLQGLFMLGIVWVAIGWVLSAAGGATAATDAVAASNPEFLRLGGGVYSPQWMLSTAISIAFGVTMFPQINQRFFVARSKRVLKRTLSLWPVLVVLLFVPAFMLGTWAAGLGVEVPEGGNVVPAVLEAYTAPWFTAVVVAGAMAAMMSSSDSMLLSGASYLTRDLYRPLTGRADAVDDALGGEATVARIGVVIFASLSFVASLYAPGTLVQIGDTAFSGFAQLALPVLVALYWDGTTKWGISAGIGGSQLFYLLSTFEVLRYLSELLLGRPVVALPADYFGWTPAIAGMLLGLALTLAVSRWTTNSAGEDPSVYAVTGAEAD